The Anopheles maculipalpis chromosome 3RL, idAnoMacuDA_375_x, whole genome shotgun sequence genomic sequence ATGAAATCACAATGGTCCAGATTCTCAACTAAAAAGAATTAATGTGCGAACCGTTAGAGACTGTCACTATATGGTGCACTCATAGATCAATCCACCTTCAGCTACGCCCCACGGATAGCGTCGTCCACGAACTTTGCGTCCATCGATCTCGATAATCGCGTTTGCTCCGACAACCGCAAACGGTACGCGGCTACGAAGCTGTCGAAGCACTTTTgcgtcctcctcctcatccATCGGATCCGGGAAATCGTAGATCTTGATCTTGTGTTGAGCGATTTCGTTCAGAATCTACAAATGAAACCACACACAATCAGTAATAATGTATGTTGCCTCTCTTGAACATCCCCTTTGTTCCCTGCACTGCATACCTGTTTCTTGAACAGAGTAATTTCCTCCGGCGTGAGCGTGTCCGCTTTGGCAATGACCGGTATGATGTTCACCTTATCGCACAGTCGCTGCATGAACTCGATATCAAGCGGTTTCAGCCCATGCCCGGACGGGGCGATAAAGTACAGACACACGTGCACGCGTGAATCGGGCAGCGCCGTTCGGTGTACGCGCGACTCGGCCGTCAAGTACTCTTCATACTTCGATTCAACAAAGTCCACAATCGGTAGCCAGCTGCAAAGGGAGTTCAAAAGCGATTTAGTTTTCTGATACGGTTTGGGTTTCTTCTCCTACAGCTTCCACACCCCTTACCAGTTGCTGTTGTCTACGGCATCACCAAACCCGGGCGTATCGACCACCGTCAGTGTGAGATTGACACCGTTCTCCTTCAGCAACACCTTCGTACTCTCGACGGCAACCGTCTTTTTGATGCGCTTCGACGGTCCGGGATGCTGCTCGGCGTGGTAAATGTCCGACAGGAACATCGAGTTGATGAGTGTCGATTTGCCCAATCCCGATTCgcccaccaccatcagcgtCAGCTCGAAGCCCTTTTTTACCGCCTTCCGGTACACCTGATTGGGCAGGTTCGCGAACCCAACGTATCCGTCCAGCTCTTTCGGTTTCGATTTCACTATcggcttttccttttcgtgcCGCTCGTTCGCCAGTTTGGCGTTCGTTGCATCCgcatgctgatgatggtggtgtccGTTTGCACCGCCGTCGTGATGGTTTAGCAGTGCGTCCCGCTTTTCCTTCAACGAAACACTGTTCATGCTCGTGGTCAGACCGTTTACACCACCAGCACTGGCGATATTATTGTTCCCGGCCAAACCGCTCCCGTTCGTGGTTATGGATCCGTTTAGTCCGTTGTGATTGTTATTGGTGACCATTGCGCCAATCGACACGGCGACCTGCGGTGAGCTGTTGTTAGTAGCGCCGACCGAGTTAGTAAGCCCTGCTGCTGGCGTGCTGTGTTTGTCGGTCGTGGCCGCGTTTGCGCTGTTATTATGCTGCGGAATAGAGAAGCGAACATGATGGATCGGGATAGCGTCAGTTAGTATCGGGGGATTAAACAGGCAGACAGAGAGACAGGAGGCaagcactagcagcagcagtaatggAAGTTAAATTGTTGAAAGGAAAACGCAACGCATGGGAAGGTTGTGAAAGGGAGCAAAGTAGGAAGCCAACCACACAACGCAAAGCTCAACTCACGATCACGTTGTTGTTAGCCAGGTTGAGACTATGGACCGGTGGATTTGGTGGCGGTCCGGACGGACTGTTGCTCTCCGACTTGAAGAACATTTCGCGTTTGGTTGCCAACTGAAAATCACATATaccaaatgaaatgaaacgaatCAATTAATGCAAACAGATACGACATGATAGGAtaggcacacacacagtacacATGCAATGAACAGAAATGGAAAGATGCGGCAACCAGACATGAATTATTTTCGGCGCGCAGCTAAACTATTCTAACCGTTTCCGTCTTTGTCATATGAATAGGTAAAGAATAAGATatgataaaacaataaaacttaaggtaaaaattaaatgctaCACTTTCCTGCAATCAAATACTTCCTTACTACTGACGATGGAGCGTTGCACAGATGGTTACCAACTATCTATCTTTTCACATCATCAAGAGATCCTTTTGAAACTTTGTAGAATTACTGCGCGattattatgatttttgaTACGAAAAAAGCTGGCTGGATGCCAGCCGTTCATACTTGAGTTAGGAATGGATAAAAGAAACCAAGCTACAAAATATATCTGTCACAATTGTGGaagttttgattttatatGACACGTATGCAGCAGGTCGTTGATGTGTCCTCCAGAAAGACCGGGATATTGGCCTGCCTATATTCTGCAACAGACTGCAAAGCTTCAAGTGTTTAAAAACAGTTCCTAAGTTCTCAATAGTAGCTTTATATGAACTGATAACGCTATAGAATGTTTCCAGTTCACACAGGCATGATACAAGACATTGATGAGTGATTGAGTGGATCGCTAAGAAACAGAATGATCGCAATGATCAAGCACCCTACATGGCTAAATGGTGCGTAAAATCTTCATTAAATGATTCTGCTTCTCGAAGATGGTGATGAAGCTCGCTTGGCTGTTGCTTTTTCATCCTCTTTCTAAACACAGTATGCGTCCGCATGCGGTGAATTGTGAAGGTGAACACCAGCCAACCATAGCGTCTCGTCTCGACGGGCAGATATTTATATTGTAACGGCGAACCCCTAACCACATGATCTGATGATGCCTTttggattattattattattctatcTAGCCTCCAATGATGATTAAATTATTCCAGCGATTCTCGCCctcaaagtaaacaaaactctGCCTTTTTCCTATCGGACAAGCACCTTACACCCTTTCTGCTAAAgatttaaatgtttgtttatgcgTCCGCAGAACCGACCGTATGAGAGGATTTCAAAGAGCGAAACCGATTATAAAACaatatcaataaaattttatgtttcccTTTGCgtgcaacacacacgcacacgagaGGAGGATCGTTTGGTTGCCGTAAGGATCATCTTCCGGCACCTAACACGCCACACTATACGATCGTTTTCTCTGTGTGCTTCTCTGTGCTGTGTGTACGCCGACGGAACACTCTTCTGCGCTCACCAGGCTAACCTTTTCCCGTTCCGCTTTGTCGATCTTGGTGAACTCGTTGCGATCGCGATCGATCTTGTTAAAGGATGACGAGTAGTTTGGCAGCTTCGGAGGTGGTATCGGCCGGGCAGCGATCGTCGGCTTCTCGTGCGTCTTGTTCGTACCGTGGATGCCGGCAGTGATTGGTGGTGCCACCGTCGAACCGGCCGCACCGGACTGGAAGTTGGCCATGTAGGCGCCGGGTGAGGAAAGCACGGGCTTCACCGGAGGTACGGGTGGTCCACCGGCAACGGGTACCGTTTGCTGTGCTGCTGTGGGCGTTGATGCACTCATATTTTCATACTCTGCTTATCGTACTATATATTTATCACACATAAACACCATATAGACACCTGTGTCTCTTCGTCACACTTGTCACCGTCAGGGGAACAggttcttttctattttcacgaaacacacaaacgcacacagtCTTTATGCTGGAAATATTCTGTGATCACCCCACCGAGGGAGAAAGATGGAGGATAAATTCGTTAGAGATATAGCGATGGAATACGAAAAGATCAATGAAAATTGATCGATCGACCCCAACGTTAGACCACACGATTGTTGCAGTTGCAATCGCTAATCACACACCCATGACCCACTCGTCTCGTGACCTTTCGTTCCTGGTGGTTTGATGGCGATCATCGCGACTTCTGGACGAGTGTACGCGACATTCCAGTACGAATCGAAAGCGATCACTAACGAGCGATAAATTatgccaacagcaacagtggcCGGGCAAAATCCCACATCCCCCGGGGCGTGGACCGTGATAGTATCTAATTGAAACAAACCATTGCCTTAACTCTCCAACGCTTCCTGACGTTATGGAGGTCTATTAATCGTTTAGAAATCGGCCACAATCGTCGATAAGGGGAAAAAACGGCTGCACTAACGAGTGGAAGCGTTgcattattaatatttatgaaaagATCTCCTTTTTTGCATGGCAAAACGGTGTCACCCATGTATGGCAGACAGCGGCCACCAGACTAACGGCACTGGCCCTACACCCCCCAAAGGTATAAACGGATGATGAAGTACCGTTGCTGATGGAGGATTGATGCGCACATTTCCTCCATTCTATGCACAAATCCGCCAATCGAAGGAGAAAGATTAACGTTGGGTGATGGAAATAGGcccaataaaatataaacacatTGGCAATgatttaaagtaaataaatcaacACTTTTTGCAAAGCATTGTATGGAGGAGGCTTTCTGCAACGGCGCAACGGCAACGATGCAACGCGCTTGTGATcgatgatttttaatttattccgaATGAAACAATTTAAGGCCGGTTCTTACTTCTAGGGGCAACAGTCgagagaagcagcagcagaaacaacACTACTCTATCTTTTTCTTATCTTCGTTCCCATTACCCAGTGGAGCATCGATtgccccccctcccccttacTTTACGTCACGCGCATGCGTTTTCTAAGTGAATGATAATGAATGCAAGATGcattactgcatttttgtttcacaCACAAGGAGAACCGCTGGAACTGTTGTATGTTCCCCCTCCTCTCACCATTTTATCGCCGCTTAAGCCGTTTGCGTTTGAAAGGAACATTCTACGCCCAATCCGATTAATTACTACCACAACGCCGCACTGCACTGTGTGTTCCCATATGGTTCGAGGATCCTCGTAAATCGGAAACTGTGTCGTCTCGACGCACATACACGGTACGGGGTATGGTGACACAATGTAGCCGTTTGTCATGGGGCTAGGCAGTGTTATATGTTGCCGTACCTCGGAAAGGGTGCTTTAAAGTTTTCGTAGAAAAAAGATGAGATGTAACATTCCGATAGCGGTGGTTGCACTCGGCAATCGATGTGGGAGCCTCCTCTACCTCTTCGCCAAGGATTTCCACCAGACAAACACTGCAAGATCTCAATTATAAACAGAACagaagccaagaaaaaaaatgaatcgcCTTCTGTCCATGATTGGCCCCACGAACCCATTCGTCTTTGGGAATGGGagacgaacaaataaacattctgTCACTGCACTGTAACAGCATACAGCATATGTACGCTATGCAGTCAATGCAGGAGGAAGTCTTCGAGAGGCATATGACCCAGAACGTGGTTCGTTCACACTGCAGCGGGTACGCGTAAGCGCTCCCGCTTCCCGGAATACGGAGTGCGATCGTGATTTTTTCTTACGCCGTTCTGTTTTGTCCATTCTTCTGGGCTGAGTACACTCAGCACACCCGAACATGTGGCGTTTGGAATAAAGTTGCCGCATAAGCAACTCCAGAACGgtttacccccccccctcccccccttctCCCTCTCCTCCTGATCGGACGTCTCCACCCAAGCTCGTAACAAATATGCTGAGCATTACTCGATTCAAGTATGGGTGCGCTTTTTTCTTGGTGTTGTCTGACGGAAAGCAGCACCTAAATTCTTTACTGGTGTGTCCAAACAAAACGGTTCAACATCCATAATCGGAGTGTGTGCCGTGCCGCCACACCATCGCCTACTTTTGTGTTGATTCTACACCGAGAAGGACTTCCGGTGGGTTTTTGGTGGGTTATGTGTGTCAGTGTCTGTTGCGCTCATCACTTGTTGGTAGCGCAGCATTTGGCACGTCAAAACATGCGACGACGTTGTGGCCTCTTCacacggaagaaaaaaaaacctacattCAAGTACGACCAACATAGGAGAGCGTACTTCGCACACCCTATCTCTCGCTGGAATGTTTGTCTTGGTGCTTTTTTCCGCCGATAAGCGACAATCCAACTAGGTCCAAGTGTGCATCACACGAAACGGGAATGGATGGGGCGGAGGCCACGGTCAGTTGTTGTGCACGATAGCGTTGTTTTATTGCATTGCCGCCCCAACTGACGTCCACGTCCGCTTCACACACATAAACCCTGAAACAGTACgtggaatggttttttttgccctaGAATCCGATCTGGCTGGCTAGAAGAGATCTGGCGAATCTCTTTCACCCCCCTACCCCCTCTCTAACCCAGGAATCATCACCAACAGGAGATGAGCTAAGCAGCATCAACCAGAGCAACATACAATTAGTAATTCCATCTTGTCCATAAGCACACATGTTCATGTCCAGCAGTGTGGGGGAAAGATTCCTTCACGGAACTCGTCTACTTTAATCGGTAGTCATGCTCTGCTCGGTGAGTAATTCCCACTTTGCCACGGGACTGGCGTGATTTGATGGAGCGTTCGCGAATCCGCGGAGTGCTTTCCGGAGTCTCATTACTCACGGCATGCTATGATTCAAGCCTAGAACGGCTAAAATTAGTCCGAACTTGACGATTGTGTGTAGATGGAAGggcaaaaaaagcaagaattcGAAACGACCTCCACACACATTTGCGAATAGAGGTGagcatacacgcacacacacatacaatcgATCAAAAAgacgtttccttttttgcggtTACCTCCTTCTCGCGCGTACCGATGATTCCGGATAGCttcctttcgcttttattATTGTGTAATCAATACGCAGGTTGGGTGCGTTTGGAGACCTCAGCCGGGGGGGCTCACCGATCGGAGGGCTGTCGCAGCAAAAAGGGTATATATGCTTGCTTTGATTTTAATTGGCATTCTTTTGCATCGGAAATTGTACGCTAATCTAATGTCGTGTTTCTTGAGGTTTCGAGGGTTGAATCAACCCAGGTACAGGACCGAAGCCAGACCGAAAAAGGAGGTTTCTGTGTAAAACGTACTATTTATTTCCTGATaagattcatttatttattaattttttttattatttttttaatggcCATCGAAATCCATTCTTTAACCTGGAAAGCTTGATTGGTGGTGATTGGCAGTAGTAACTTTCGCCAAAAATACTTCCCTATCAATCATGTTTCATGCTCACCGTCTCCCGCGGGAGGAGAAATCTAGGCCCCCCGAAGAAAGGACACTACAAAAACGGGTGCACACACTAGCGATTACCGTTAGGCTCTGGGAAGGCTTTGCCAATAGGTAGGTCCTCCACAGATTAAATAATCACTTTcacaaatgatttttttttttgctgcaagtcaaataaaaatatccacAACCATCTGCTGgaagcttttgcttttgcacacATAAATCAAAGCAATCGCTGGACTGCGGTCCGAGGGAAAGAGAACAGAAGCGCGCAGAGTGCACAAAGCCGTCGCGTCCAGTAGTTACGGCTTGCGTTATGAGTCATGTTTTGGGACTTTTAAGATATTCTACTGCTGTTACTTTTGCTGCTTATGCGTTGCGTTTAATGCTGTTTCTTCCCCGGGCACACATTCGTCTGGTTTAGTTGTAATTTATGCTTTAAaagcgtacacacacacacatattcatTCTCCACCGCAGCCCACTCCCACTCGATTCTTCACACTTCTCTGTTCAGTCCTGtttctacacacacatacactcacgcGCGCACATATGCACACACAGACGTTTCGTCCTGCTTGTCACCGAAACAAGATgctatgttttatgttttttacccttcgtttcttctttttctaccACAAAGGGTGTTGGCTTTCGGCACTGCAaccggaaagaaaaattacttcaaaaaaaaaacttcacacaccacaccaaaaTGCCCCTATACCGGTTATTGCACAAGAAGGATTCCGATTCTTTGGACACTAGCAGTGCCAACGAAAGCAGCTTCTCaatcaaaacgcacacacaacactcacacaagATGTCGCGTTAATTTAGAATATTACTCCACTTGTGCTTCATTATTCCACTGCGTGTCCTGTGGGGCCCGCTACTAGCAGGCGTTGCTTTTGACAGGCTACTTTTCGCTGTGCTACACACACGTTCACATACAGCCACAGTGGAAaaggatacacacacacgcacacacagagccGTAATCGGATGGGtcggctttctttttttcctcctcttcttcCAGCAGAAACGAAGAAGTGGTAGATCCTTTTATGGCATACGATTCATCCTCTCACCCTCACCCCCTTTTGCTCGCTTCCTCAACAGCACACACAGCGCAACACACAACCTCGCTGGACAAGTTTTCGGGTTCAAGTGTTTTCGATGCGTGTGTGATGCGCGCTGTTTCTCTTCTTCACCACGTTCGGAAAGGCACTCTCCCTTCTGTTGCAACTAGCCCGTCGCGCTAACCTTTCCCCTCGACTAGAACGCACACTCGGGAAAGGAATTTACTTGCACACATGGAAATATTCACCCACGTCAACGGATTGCAACCGGGACGCGCACGGATACGCACCTTTttcacgacaaaaaaaaaaaacaaccgggacacacacactcaatgcACTACACGCCTACAGCAGATTCGTTTTCTCGCCCTGTGAACCGAAACGCAGCGCCACTGTAAATATGCTGTTCGCGTATTAGCGCGATATCACGAAACGACTCTGCGACGCTGCTGGATTAACCCTTACTGGGCAAGGCACGTCTATGCACATGCGAGCAGTACGTTACTTCAATTGTTCTTTGAACAAAAAAGCGTTTTTGAATGCGATAAACTGTTATTGAACACTATTCCTCATTTTATTATGAATAATTGAAGCTTGCTAACTTATAAAATCAATTGCTATAGCACCTCTCACGCCTACAtttgataaataattcaacCGTTTACGAAAGGCAACAACTATAATTGCTTGAAAAAATATTCCCCGCTCTGGACTTTCTTCGTACGTTACATGGAACGTTACAAACGctcacgcttaaccaagcgtTACCGCTCCGCGTATAACGCTCTCGATTGCTAGACGCGCGCGGGCACCCGTACATTTTGAAAGTGACAGTTACAGACTTGTTtttccaaaagcaaaagccGTCTGTAAATTATTTCGTTATCAACATTAATTGGGTACCGtctgtttttttctgaatGTAATTTACCTTACAAAAACATGACATTTGACCAGATAGCAATTTAATAAATCCGTCTTTAAGCTAAATAATTCACATTTTGCATTAAAATATCAACAGAGTTCCGCAACCACAGGCACATGAAAATGTAACTAGGCTGGCTAGTAGCTTGCGCTACAAAGCTTATCTTAACAAACTTTCCcttgaaataaaattcatctAACACCAAGCAACTAGTGCTGTGGCAGAGCGAAAGTAATCATCTCGATGTAAAAAGCCACGCTCCGTTTACATTGTTGTCCAGCGTCTACGGTGGTCGACGAATTGAGCGAATTTACGCCAGGCGTTAAATAAATTACGAACATTTGGCCGCTTCACCGTCTATATTAGCGGTACACAAGAGGGTGCGCTTATGTCAGTCGGAAAGGAAGAAACTGTTTAAAATGTAACTAAAATTGAACGAATTGATTTTCGAATTAAAGGCATATTTCATCTGGCAAGATCTTTTCATCTGCTGCCAATGCGACGGTAATGATCCCGCTCTCTCCTGCTTTCGATCTCCTCTCGTCTTCCTGGTCAGTGTCGGAATGCTGATGTAACAACGGCTTGCTCAATACGAGCTCTTCGTCGACCTCCCAATAATGTTCACTCACTTACGCTTTCCAGCGGGTTacgttttaatgctttt encodes the following:
- the LOC126561693 gene encoding septin-7 isoform X9, giving the protein MSASTPTAAQQTVPVAGGPPVPPVKPVLSSPGAYMANFQSGAAGSTVAPPITAGIHGTNKTHEKPTIAARPIPPPKLPNYSSSFNKIDRDRNEFTKIDKAEREKVSLLATKREMFFKSESNSPSGPPPNPPVHSLNLANNNVIHNNSANAATTDKHSTPAAGLTNSVGATNNSSPQVAVSIGAMVTNNNHNGLNGSITTNGSGLAGNNNIASAGGVNGLTTSMNSVSLKEKRDALLNHHDGGANGHHHHQHADATNAKLANERHEKEKPIVKSKPKELDGYVGFANLPNQVYRKAVKKGFELTLMVVGESGLGKSTLINSMFLSDIYHAEQHPGPSKRIKKTVAVESTKVLLKENGVNLTLTVVDTPGFGDAVDNSNCWLPIVDFVESKYEEYLTAESRVHRTALPDSRVHVCLYFIAPSGHGLKPLDIEFMQRLCDKVNIIPVIAKADTLTPEEITLFKKQILNEIAQHKIKIYDFPDPMDEEEDAKVLRQLRSRVPFAVVGANAIIEIDGRKVRGRRYPWGVAEVENLDHCDFIALRNMVIRTNLQDLKDVTNNVHYENYRCRKLAGLGTDGKAKLSNKNPLAQMEEEKREHESKMKKMEAEMEQVFEMKVKEKKQKLKDSEVELTRRHEERKKALELQIRELEDRRKAFEQEKSEWEQQNGVTLDELRRKSLEANSKETVDGKDKGKKKKGLF
- the LOC126561693 gene encoding septin-7 isoform X1 — encoded protein: MSASTPTAAQQTVPVAGGPPVPPVKPVLSSPGAYMANFQSGAAGSTVAPPITAGIHGTNKTHEKPTIAARPIPPPKLPNYSSSFNKIDRDRNEFTKIDKAEREKVSLLATKREMFFKSESNSPSGPPPNPPVHSLNLANNNVIHNNSANAATTDKHSTPAAGLTNSVGATNNSSPQVAVSIGAMVTNNNHNGLNGSITTNGSGLAGNNNIASAGGVNGLTTSMNSVSLKEKRDALLNHHDGGANGHHHHQHADATNAKLANERHEKEKPIVKSKPKELDGYVGFANLPNQVYRKAVKKGFELTLMVVGESGLGKSTLINSMFLSDIYHAEQHPGPSKRIKKTVAVESTKVLLKENGVNLTLTVVDTPGFGDAVDNSNCWLPIVDFVESKYEEYLTAESRVHRTALPDSRVHVCLYFIAPSGHGLKPLDIEFMQRLCDKVNIIPVIAKADTLTPEEITLFKKQILNEIAQHKIKIYDFPDPMDEEEDAKVLRQLRSRVPFAVVGANAIIEIDGRKVRGRRYPWGVAEVENLDHCDFIALRNMVIRTNLQDLKDVTNNVHYENYRCRKLAGLGTDGKAKLSNNLCNIGTVNTNGTGWNPLAQMEEEKREHESKMKKMEAEMEQVFEMKVKEKKQKLKDSEVELTRRHEERKKALELQIRELEDRRKAFEQEKSEWEQQNGVTLDELRRKSLEANSKETASLASRSSDESKGRRVFGSLLRRHTSFGAPDAVRGVTGANGSTSTLTTSANNNSSTVPPSPQDHNES
- the LOC126561693 gene encoding septin-7 isoform X2; the protein is MSASTPTAAQQTVPVAGGPPVPPVKPVLSSPGAYMANFQSGAAGSTVAPPITAGIHGTNKTHEKPTIAARPIPPPKLPNYSSSFNKIDRDRNEFTKIDKAEREKLATKREMFFKSESNSPSGPPPNPPVHSLNLANNNVIHNNSANAATTDKHSTPAAGLTNSVGATNNSSPQVAVSIGAMVTNNNHNGLNGSITTNGSGLAGNNNIASAGGVNGLTTSMNSVSLKEKRDALLNHHDGGANGHHHHQHADATNAKLANERHEKEKPIVKSKPKELDGYVGFANLPNQVYRKAVKKGFELTLMVVGESGLGKSTLINSMFLSDIYHAEQHPGPSKRIKKTVAVESTKVLLKENGVNLTLTVVDTPGFGDAVDNSNCWLPIVDFVESKYEEYLTAESRVHRTALPDSRVHVCLYFIAPSGHGLKPLDIEFMQRLCDKVNIIPVIAKADTLTPEEITLFKKQILNEIAQHKIKIYDFPDPMDEEEDAKVLRQLRSRVPFAVVGANAIIEIDGRKVRGRRYPWGVAEVENLDHCDFIALRNMVIRTNLQDLKDVTNNVHYENYRCRKLAGLGTDGKAKLSNNLCNIGTVNTNGTGWNPLAQMEEEKREHESKMKKMEAEMEQVFEMKVKEKKQKLKDSEVELTRRHEERKKALELQIRELEDRRKAFEQEKSEWEQQNGVTLDELRRKSLEANSKETASLASRSSDESKGRRVFGSLLRRHTSFGAPDAVRGVTGANGSTSTLTTSANNNSSTVPPSPQDHNES
- the LOC126561693 gene encoding septin-7 isoform X4, whose translation is MSASTPTAAQQTVPVAGGPPVPPVKPVLSSPGAYMANFQSGAAGSTVAPPITAGIHGTNKTHEKPTIAARPIPPPKLPNYSSSFNKIDRDRNEFTKIDKAEREKVSLLATKREMFFKSESNSPSGPPPNPPVHSLNLANNNVIHNNSANAATTDKHSTPAAGLTNSVGATNNSSPQVAVSIGAMVTNNNHNGLNGSITTNGSGLAGNNNIASAGGVNGLTTSMNSVSLKEKRDALLNHHDGGANGHHHHQHADATNAKLANERHEKEKPIVKSKPKELDGYVGFANLPNQVYRKAVKKGFELTLMVVGESGLGKSTLINSMFLSDIYHAEQHPGPSKRIKKTVAVESTKVLLKENGVNLTLTVVDTPGFGDAVDNSNCWLPIVDFVESKYEEYLTAESRVHRTALPDSRVHVCLYFIAPSGHGLKPLDIEFMQRLCDKVNIIPVIAKADTLTPEEITLFKKQILNEIAQHKIKIYDFPDPMDEEEDAKVLRQLRSRVPFAVVGANAIIEIDGRKVRGRRYPWGVAEVENLDHCDFIALRNMVIRTNLQDLKDVTNNVHYENYRCRKLAGLGTDGKAKLSNKNPLAQMEEEKREHESKMKKMEAEMEQVFEMKVKEKKQKLKDSEVELTRRHEERKKALELQIRELEDRRKAFEQEKSEWEQQNGVTLDELRRKSLEANSKETASLASRSSDESKGRRVFGSLLRRHTSFGAPDAVRGVTGANGSTSTLTTSANNNSSTVPPSPQDHNES
- the LOC126561693 gene encoding septin-7 isoform X8, yielding MSASTPTAAQQTVPVAGGPPVPPVKPVLSSPGAYMANFQSGAAGSTVAPPITAGIHGTNKTHEKPTIAARPIPPPKLPNYSSSFNKIDRDRNEFTKIDKAEREKVSLLATKREMFFKSESNSPSGPPPNPPVHSLNLANNNVIHNNSANAATTDKHSTPAAGLTNSVGATNNSSPQVAVSIGAMVTNNNHNGLNGSITTNGSGLAGNNNIASAGGVNGLTTSMNSVSLKEKRDALLNHHDGGANGHHHHQHADATNAKLANERHEKEKPIVKSKPKELDGYVGFANLPNQVYRKAVKKGFELTLMVVGESGLGKSTLINSMFLSDIYHAEQHPGPSKRIKKTVAVESTKVLLKENGVNLTLTVVDTPGFGDAVDNSNCWLPIVDFVESKYEEYLTAESRVHRTALPDSRVHVCLYFIAPSGHGLKPLDIEFMQRLCDKVNIIPVIAKADTLTPEEITLFKKQILNEIAQHKIKIYDFPDPMDEEEDAKVLRQLRSRVPFAVVGANAIIEIDGRKVRGRRYPWGVAEVENLDHCDFIALRNMVIRTNLQDLKDVTNNVHYENYRCRKLAGLGTDGKAKLSNNLCNIGTVNTNGTGWNPLAQMEEEKREHESKMKKMEAEMEQVFEMKVKEKKQKLKDSEVELTRRHEERKKALELQIRELEDRRKAFEQEKSEWEQQNGVTLDELRRKSLEANSKETVDGKDKGKKKKGLF
- the LOC126561693 gene encoding septin-7 isoform X3, producing the protein MSASTPTAAQQTVPVAGGPPVPPVKPVLSSPGAYMANFQSGAAGSTVAPPITAGIHGTNKTHEKPTIAARPIPPPKLPNYSSSFNKIDRDRNEFTKIDKAEREKVSLLATKREMFFKSESNSPSGPPPNPPHNNSANAATTDKHSTPAAGLTNSVGATNNSSPQVAVSIGAMVTNNNHNGLNGSITTNGSGLAGNNNIASAGGVNGLTTSMNSVSLKEKRDALLNHHDGGANGHHHHQHADATNAKLANERHEKEKPIVKSKPKELDGYVGFANLPNQVYRKAVKKGFELTLMVVGESGLGKSTLINSMFLSDIYHAEQHPGPSKRIKKTVAVESTKVLLKENGVNLTLTVVDTPGFGDAVDNSNCWLPIVDFVESKYEEYLTAESRVHRTALPDSRVHVCLYFIAPSGHGLKPLDIEFMQRLCDKVNIIPVIAKADTLTPEEITLFKKQILNEIAQHKIKIYDFPDPMDEEEDAKVLRQLRSRVPFAVVGANAIIEIDGRKVRGRRYPWGVAEVENLDHCDFIALRNMVIRTNLQDLKDVTNNVHYENYRCRKLAGLGTDGKAKLSNNLCNIGTVNTNGTGWNPLAQMEEEKREHESKMKKMEAEMEQVFEMKVKEKKQKLKDSEVELTRRHEERKKALELQIRELEDRRKAFEQEKSEWEQQNGVTLDELRRKSLEANSKETASLASRSSDESKGRRVFGSLLRRHTSFGAPDAVRGVTGANGSTSTLTTSANNNSSTVPPSPQDHNES
- the LOC126561693 gene encoding septin-7 isoform X6 — protein: MSASTPTAAQQTVPVAGGPPVPPVKPVLSSPGAYMANFQSGAAGSTVAPPITAGIHGTNKTHEKPTIAARPIPPPKLPNYSSSFNKIDRDRNEFTKIDKAEREKVSLHNNSANAATTDKHSTPAAGLTNSVGATNNSSPQVAVSIGAMVTNNNHNGLNGSITTNGSGLAGNNNIASAGGVNGLTTSMNSVSLKEKRDALLNHHDGGANGHHHHQHADATNAKLANERHEKEKPIVKSKPKELDGYVGFANLPNQVYRKAVKKGFELTLMVVGESGLGKSTLINSMFLSDIYHAEQHPGPSKRIKKTVAVESTKVLLKENGVNLTLTVVDTPGFGDAVDNSNCWLPIVDFVESKYEEYLTAESRVHRTALPDSRVHVCLYFIAPSGHGLKPLDIEFMQRLCDKVNIIPVIAKADTLTPEEITLFKKQILNEIAQHKIKIYDFPDPMDEEEDAKVLRQLRSRVPFAVVGANAIIEIDGRKVRGRRYPWGVAEVENLDHCDFIALRNMVIRTNLQDLKDVTNNVHYENYRCRKLAGLGTDGKAKLSNNLCNIGTVNTNGTGWNPLAQMEEEKREHESKMKKMEAEMEQVFEMKVKEKKQKLKDSEVELTRRHEERKKALELQIRELEDRRKAFEQEKSEWEQQNGVTLDELRRKSLEANSKETASLASRSSDESKGRRVFGSLLRRHTSFGAPDAVRGVTGANGSTSTLTTSANNNSSTVPPSPQDHNES